In Uranotaenia lowii strain MFRU-FL chromosome 2, ASM2978415v1, whole genome shotgun sequence, one genomic interval encodes:
- the LOC129742721 gene encoding uncharacterized protein LOC129742721, translated as MTTSSRCSNRIFATAPLSGEPIPTPNICLYIFPLYWKKDASSTIWSARKKSSHGMFVWRLISPHTEPDWIENTTNVEIPDYLQRTLLLGPNYNIQPKSNIPYVAFIADVEKAIQNEPEADNIRSEISAMITNFISYQAQPHTSETEWINKDIARSRAFLKEHAELIITRADKGAKTVIMHANEYRAKMSAMVSDTTTYVPLTENPTDKTLSRINGMVKEWYTNKHIDKRTRDKILLFNCPPPRIYGLPKTHKGNRPLRPVVSTVGSAPYRLAQFLANILQKVVGKTEYHVRSSFDFAEEISKIQIPEGCVLFSLDVVSLYTNIPVQDTYELIKRKWGEISRHTNIPWLDFLRALQIVLDASFFQYNGKMYKQIFGVGMGSPLSGAVANILLEHLEEVVITELKTKGINLIIYKRYVDDCLLIAEENRIDEIQNEFNKPFESIKFTVEKETNCSIRFLDMTLTRKNNKINKHWFTKQTNGRYLDFSSASPHAHKMNTAIALIDRALKLTDVEERVKSIQNVKGILLSNNYPDNFINHILKTRTDAIYNSLQYENRDTQMGRYASLTYIPHLSEKVSKILRKHDIIASSKPVNKIKNCIFSKLKDEIPKMKQTQVVYEIPCECGRVYCGQTSQTIEKRIKNHKYSFKPNASTTGLTQHAVENHHTFNYNDVRILEKMSDDNKRKTAETLHIKLRGEKAVNIQRDAIEISSIYNALIKKLRETPQFKRANKPKTQPTTNQSGTHSMTSSLDDG; from the coding sequence ATGACTACCTCCTCAAGGTGTTCTAATAGAATATTCGCCACAGCTCCGCTCAGTGGTGAGCCCATCCCAACCCCAAATATTTGCTTGTACATCTTTCCATTGTACTGGAAAAAAGATGCGTCCAGCACGATTTGGAGTGCGCGCAAGAAGTCGAGCCACGGGATGTTTGTGTGGCGACTTATTTCTCCCCACACTGAGCCAGATTGGATTGAAAATACGACGAACGTAGAGATTCCGGATTATCTTCAACGAACTCTACTACTCGGTCCCAACTACAACATCCAACCGAAGAGCAACATCCCATACGTTGCTTTTATCGCTGACGTAGAAAAAGCGATCCAAAATGAACCAGAGGCAGACAACATCAGATCAGAAATATCTGCAATGATAACGAACTTCATAAGTTATCAGGCCCAGCCACACACCAGCGAAACGGAATGGATCAACAAAGACATCGCCCGTAGCAGAGCCTTCCTGAAAGAGCACGCCGAACTCATCATCACCCGAGCGGATAAAGGCGCGAAAACAGTGATAATGCACGCCAACGAATATCGCGCCAAAATGTCAGCAATGGTAAGTGACACTACAACCTACGTACCACTAACCGAAAACCCAACTGACAAAACATTATCACGAATTAACGGCATGGTCAAGGAATGGTACACAAACAAACACATAGACAAAAGAACACGGGATAAAATTCTGCTGTTCAATTGTCCCCCACCACGCATATACGGGCTCCCGAAAACACACAAAGGAAACCGACCACTTCGCCCAGTGGTCTCAACCGTAGGCTCTGCTCCATACCGCTTGGCCCAATTCCTCGCCAACATCCTCCAAAAGGTGGTAGGGAAAACCGAATACCATGTTCGTAGCAGCTTCGACTTTGCAGAAGAGATCAGCAAAATTCAGATCCCGGAGGGTTGCGTCTTATTTTCTCTCGACGTCGTGTCGCTCTACACGAACATCCCAGTACAAGACACATACGAACTAATCAAACGAAAATGGGGAGAAATAAGTCGCCACACAAACATCCCGTGGCTCGACTTCTTGCGCGCACTCCAAATCGTGCTGGACGCATCTTTTTTCCAGTACAATGGAAAGATGTACAAGCAAATATTTGGGGTTGGGATGGGCTCACCACTGAGCGGAGCTGTGGCGAATATTCTATTAGAACACCTTGAGGAGGTAGTCATCACTGAACTGAAAACCAAAGGAATCAATCTTATCATCTATAAACGCTACGTTGATgactgccttctcattgccgaAGAAAATAGAATTGATGAAATCCAAAACGAATTTAACAAACCCTTCGAGAGCATAAAATTCACAGtggaaaaagaaacaaactgtTCTATTCGCTTCTTAGACATGACTCTCaccagaaaaaacaacaaaataaacaagCATTGGTTCACAAAACAAACGAACGGACGATACCTAGATTTCTCATCCGCCAGTCCCCATGCGCACAAAATGAACACAGCGATTGCTTTAATTGATCGCGCACTAAAACTGACTGACGTAGAAGAAAGGGTAAAAAGCATCCAGAATGTCAAAGGAATCCTTCTTTCCAATAACTATCCAGACAATTTTATAAaccacattttaaaaacaagaacAGATGCAATTTATAACTCGCTACAATACGAAAACCGAGACACTCAAATGGGTAGATATGCTTCCTTAACATACATCCCCCATTTGAgtgaaaaagtgagcaaaatacTACGAAAACACGACATCATTGCTTCATCAAAACCCGTGAACAAGATCAAAAATTGCATCTTCTCCAAGCTAAAAGATGAAATCccaaaaatgaagcaaacacAAGTGGTTTACGAAATCCCGTGCGAATGCGGCCGTGTATATTGTGGACAAACCTCCCAAACTATTGAAAAACGCATCAAAAACCACAAATATAGTTTTAAACCGAATGCCTCCACAACCGGCCTAACACAACATGCGGTGGAAAACCATCACACGTTCAACTACAACGATGTCAGGATTCTGGAAAAAATGAGCGATGACAACAAGAGGAAAACTGCGGAAACTCTGCATATAAAATTGAGAGGAGAGAAGGCAGTCAACATACAGAGAGACGCAATAGAAATTTCCTCGATATACAACGCGCTAATCAAGAAGCTGAGAGAGACACCACAATTTAAAAGAGCGAACAAACCCAAAACGCAACCGACGACGAACCAATCAGGAACGCACTCGATGACATCATCACTGGACGACGGCTGA
- the LOC129742723 gene encoding uncharacterized protein LOC129742723, translating into MNGVQSVETLNVHCHPEKCNHELHQLIKQLLKLEEPKAEALISESDKKALSILEKTTRRVNGSFPMAERRMQALERRLARDPFLDLKVREQINQYLEKGYAHRASVEELQGADPEKTWYLPLGVVQNPKKPQKVRLIWDAAARVQGVSFNDALLTGPDLLTSLPDVLTRFRQRSIAITGDIKEMFHQIRIRDSDKQYQRFLFREDQQQPPQVYVMDVATFGATCSPCIAQYVKNRNAMEYASEFPLAAEDIIKDHYMDDYLKSVDTADEAVELVNQVRLVHSKGGFEIRNFASNSNEVLDQLGEVRDMQRKALYLETGLNTVEKPERVLGMIWNPQEDVFTFDALQIEALRQMDITEPPTKRQVLKIIMSVFDPLGLIAHFVIHGKILMQEIWKYGCDWDECIPAELQETWLQWSEKLKQLNQVNVPRCLFKYSNPASLNTLQLHTFVDASEAAYSGVVYARIIDEGVPKCAIIAAKTKVAPLKPLSIPRLELQAAVEGSRLIQRITNALTLPVTRRYIWSDSTTVLSWLRSDSRRYHQFVSCRVGEILRTTSINEWRYVPTKLNVADEATKWKTEPSFDPQSRWFTGPDFLRNPENEWPTKFQPTSSPAEEMRTIFVHHIHVFQPPIDYSRYSQFNRLLRAVAYFLRLVSWFKGNAKALEARAIEAEEIEGAENFLWRQVQMEAYPEEFEILLQQSEDSVEEKVTINKRSSLYQMTPFMDENRVMRMNSRIVAAPSTAYETKYPVFLPKEHRVTYLLVHSYHRRFLHGNNETVVNELRQRFQIPHLRALVRRVGKECQMCRIKKAVPKPPIMAPLPAVRLTPFIKPFTHTGIDYFGPQMVKQGRSLVKRWVALFTCLTIRAVHLETVTGLSTQSCVMAIRRFIARRGAPTTIYTDNGTNFLGANNLLKDQIRNAHEGCASVFTNAQTRWYFNPPATPHMGGPWERLVRSVKTAMDAIADHPQHPSDEVFETVVLEAESIVNSRPLTYVPLDAAESEALTPNHFLLYGNIGINQPQKPLMVADRVLRDSWNLTQTLVNKFWIRWVKEYLPMLTRRTKWFSPTKPLKAGDLVIIVDERKRNGWVRARVVSVITTPDGQVRRAVVRSASGESTKSVTNLALLDVAAPPIRVPGCKQDPPELHGWGNDGNTPGLDDVSGVSPSSSLK; encoded by the exons ATGAACGGTGTTCAATCGGTAGAAACCCTCAACGTGCACTGTCATCCGGAGAAATGTAATCATGAGCTGCACCAGTTGATCAAACAATTGCTCAAATTAGAGGAGCCTAAAGCGGAAGCTTTAATATCGGAGAGTGACAAAAAAGCTTTGTCCATTTTAGAAAAAACCACTCGACGTGTCAACGGAAG CTTCCCTATGGCCGAACGTAGAATGCAGGCACTAGAACGTCGTTTAGCTAGAGATCCCTTTCTAGATCTTAAAGTACGAGAGCAGATAAACCAATATCTAGAGAAAGGTTACGCTCATCGAGCCTCGGTAGAAGAACTGCAGGGAGCAGATCCTGAAAAAACCTGGTACCTTCCACTAGGGGTAGTCCAGAACCCGAAAAAACCCCAGAAAGTTCGTTTAATATGGGATGCTGCAGCGCGAGTTCAGGGCGTGTCTTTCAATGATGCTTTGCTCACAGGTCCTGACCTCTTAACCTCTCTACCGGATGTTCTTACCAGATTTAGACAGAGAAGTATCGCCATCACAGGTGACATCAAGGAGATGTTTCACCAAATCAGGATACGCGATTCCGATAAACAATATCAACGTTTCCTATTTCGTGAAGACCAGCAACAACCACCACAAGTCTACGTAATGGACGTTGCCACGTTTGGGGCAACATGCTCTCCATGCATAGCTCAATATGTGAAGAACCGGAATGCTATGGAATACGCTAGTGAGTTTCCTCTTGCCGCGGAAGATATAATAAAAGACCACTACATGGATGACTACCTAAAAAGCGTGGATACCGCTGATGAAGCTGTGGAATTAGTCAACCAAGTGAGACTAGTCCATTCAAAAGGAGGATTCGAAATTCGAAACTTCGCTTCAAATTCAAACGAGGTTCTTGACCAATTGGGCGAGGTCAGAGACATGCAACGGAAAGCGCTCTATCTCGAAACAGGACTGAACACTGTAGAAAAACCCGAACGAGTGTTAGGTATGATATGGAATCCCCAGGAGGATGTGTTCACCTTTGATGCTTTACAAATAGAAGCACTACGACAAATGGACATCACGGAACCTCCAACTAAACGGCAAGTGTTGAAAATCATCATGTCAGTGTTTGATCCATTGGGTTTAATCGCCCATTTCGTTATCCACGGCAAAATCCTGATGCAAGAGATCTGGAAATACGGCTGCGATTGGGATGAATGCATACCAGCAGAGCTACAGGAAACCTGGCTCCAATGGAGTGAAAAGTTGAAGCAACTGAATCAAGTGAATGTTCCTCGATGTCTTTTCAAATATTCGAATCCAGCATCCTTAAATACCTTACAACTCCACACCTTTGTAGATGCGAGTGAAGCAGCGTATTCCGGCGTTGTGTATGCGCGTATAATTGATGAAGGAGTTCCGAAATGCGCAATCATAGCAGCGAAAACAAAAGTGGCTCCATTGAAACCACTTTCTATACCACGTCTCGAGCTACAGGCGGCCGTAGAAGGTAGTCGTCTTATTCAAAGGATTACGAACGCTCTCACACTTCCAGTAACCCGAAGATATATTTGGTCTGATTCGACTACAGTGTTGTCATGGCTACGATCGGACAGTCGGCGATACCACCAGTTTGTGTCGTGTAGAGTGGGAGAGATTCTTCGTACAACTTCAATCAATGAATGGAGATATGTGCCGACGAAATTGAATGTTGCAGATGAAGCCACCAAATGGAAAACGGAACCTAGTTTCGATCCTCAAAGTCGATGGTTCACTGGGCCCGACTTTTTAAGAAACCCTGAAAACGAATGGCctacaaaatttcaaccaacgAGCAGCCCTGCAGAGGAAATGCGAACGATATTTGTTCACCATATTCACGTTTTTCAACCACCGATTGATTATTCTCGGTATTCACAGTTTAACCGATTGTTGAGAGCTGTCGCCTATTTTCTCAGATTGGTTTCCTGGTTCAAAGGAAACGCTAAGGCTCTTGAAGCAAGAGCCATCGAAGCCGAAGAAATCGAAGGTGCTGAAAACTTCCTATGGCGACAAGTCCAAATGGAAGCTTATCccgaagaatttgaaattttactacAACAATCGGAAGATTCCGTAGAAGAAAAGGTaactataaataaaagaagTTCGTTATACCAGATGACACCATTTATGGACGAAAACCGTGTAATGCGCATGAACAGTCGGATTGTAGCAGCTCCGTCAACAGCCTACGAAACCAAATATCCAGTGTTTTTACCTAAAGAACATCGTGTAACTTATCTCCTAGTGCATTCCTACCATCGTCGTTTTTTACATGGGAATAATGAAACGGTTGTAAATGAGTTACGACAACGGTTCCAGATCCCTCATTTGCGAGCATTGGTTAGACGCGTCGGTAAAGAATGTCAGATGTGTAGAATAAAAAAAGCTGTCCCTAAACCTCCAATTATGGCACCCTTGCCAGCAGTTCGCCTCACGCCATTCATTAAACCCTTTACGCATACTGGCATAGATTATTTCGGTCCGCAGATGGTTAAACAAGGACGTAGTTTAGTCAAGCGTTGGGTGGCACTTTTCACGTGCCTTACAATCAGAGCAGTGCATCTGGAAACTGTGACCGGCCTTTCCACCCAATCATGCGTAATGGCAATCCGCAGATTCATCGCTCGGAGGGGCGCTCCAACTACCATTTACACTGATAATGGTACTAACTTTCTgggagcaaataatcttctaaaaGATCAGATAAGAAATGCGCACGAAGGTTGTGCCAGCGTATTTACTAATGCACAAACACGATGGTACTTCAACCCTCCTGCCACCCCTCACATGGGAGGACCGTGGGAACGACTGGTAAGGTCAGTGAAGACAGCCATGGATGCTATAGCCGATCATCCACAACATCCTAGCGACGAAGTTTTTGAAACAGTGGTACTAGAAGCAGAATCAATCGTGAACTCCAGGCCTCTGACCTATGTACCTCTAGATGCGGCTGAATCGGAAGCCCTGACTCCAAACCACTTCTTGCTGTATGGCAATATCGGCATAAACCAACCTCAAAAACCATTGATGGTTGCAGATAGGGTTTTGCGAGACAGCTGGAACCTAACACAaactctagtgaacaaattttgGATAAGGTGGGTTAAAGAGTACCTGCCAATGTTGACCAGGCGAACAAAGTGGTTTTCACCAACCAAACCTTTGAAAGCAGGTGATTTGGTAATAATAGTCGATGAGCGGAAAAGGAATGGTTGGGTCCGAGCACGCGTGGTTAGTGTTATCACGACTCCAGATGGTCAAGTACGTCGAGCTGTGGTTCGTTCAGCTAGCGGAGAGAGTACCAAATCCGTAACAAATTTAGCCCTACTGGACGTAGCAGCACCTCCGATCAGGGTGCCAGGATGTAAGCAGGATCCTCCGGAACTACACGGGTGGGGGAATGATGGAAATACCCCTGGGTTAGACGACGTGAGTGGTGTGAGTCCCAGTAGCTCCCTGAAATGA